TGCGACGCCGAAATTCTCTTTTATTCTTTCCTGCTTCCATGCGCTTATCGAGTCAGAAAGTGTGAGTGCCCCCGTCACTAGCGAAAGGCTGATGGCCAGTCCCAGAACAACAACAAGGGATATCCTCAGGTTTTTTGTGAAGTTTCTCAAGGCGATTTTGAGGACCACAACGTTCCCCCCAGCCACGAGATGTTAGAATTCTTCTCGGAGGTGTCCCGAATGGACTTGCTGAAAAACGCCCTCCAGGAGTACGGCCTGTATTTTGAAGAGTTGCAGGTGAAAAAAACATTTCATTATCTCAAAGAGCTTCTGAAAGCGCCCTGCAACCTCACGGCCCTCAGAAAATTAGACTCCGCTGTTCACAAAAACGTTGCAGAGATACTGATTCCTCTGAAAAATGAAAATTTGAATGGGTCACTCCTGGATGTGGGATCGGGCAACGGTGTCCCAGGGCTTATTTTAGCGATCTTTTTTCCAAAACTCAAGGTGACACTCCTGGATTCCAGGGAGAAGTCCGTGCGGTTCCTAGAACACGTTGTCAGGGAACTCAACCTAGGGAACGTC
The sequence above is a segment of the Thermotoga sp. genome. Coding sequences within it:
- the rsmG gene encoding 16S rRNA (guanine(527)-N(7))-methyltransferase RsmG; protein product: MDLLKNALQEYGLYFEELQVKKTFHYLKELLKAPCNLTALRKLDSAVHKNVAEILIPLKNENLNGSLLDVGSGNGVPGLILAIFFPKLKVTLLDSREKSVRFLEHVVRELNLGNVTVVKERAESFSREHREEYDYVTARAVARLNILVEICAPALKVGGGMLFYKGPSFEEELKEAGKALSELKVELEKVRKYTLKTGERRCLLVLKKMDRSPEKYPRRVGIPFKRPLL